GTATATCTTGAGGTAATGCCTTGATAATTTTCAGCTTCTGCTTATCTCCTTGTTTGTGGACGGGGAACATAATTGATAACTCCCAACAAAATGGAAATCTGCGACATGTCAAAAAGCAGTGTTAATGGATGCAGCAGTGTACTTGAACATCGTTTCaaaacgcaaaaatttcatctaaaCTAGCTGATGTAGAGTATTTCATCTTGGCAATAGCAGATCCTACCTGTTCATGGTTCCCTGTCAGTTCACAGACTTTGTTTTGTGTGTTTCTGCAAGCAAAGTTCTGAAAGAGTTCAGAAACAATAGCAAGGTATTTTAGAGTTTCACCCTGCCAGAGGACGTTTTCTGGGCACCGTTTCTTGCATGGAGAACAGACGCACCCCTAAGCCTCCTAAGCTCTCCATTTGAGAACCATTACAGAATAAAAGATGTATTCCTCTTACATTCCGTTAAACTATGCGGAGGAAATCGTTATcatcagtcttcagaaaacttacgctgcgctgcgcttgagtccaattttcatcagcgcgcgtacATGACAAACACATATTCTCTCttggtagggtaacacggggtgatttggaccgcccctttatctcaaaaagtacggctcaacttggatttttttctaatgtcatctccttttacTGGTGacccgtatgtacctaacgtgaaaatactttggtaaaattcgacaggtggaaggaaacggtagcataaacacagcaagcccTTTGATTGCCAAAAAaggtgagttttccgatcgtggttttaaagcttttcccgctgattaaacaaagttctgttcgcctacagacgaggaacaatttgatgcagcgaaactgtaagtttgataacaataactgAAATTAATCGCATTTTAACTTTTGCATGCTGTGTGAGGTGATATGGACACGATTCTGTCGGGtcaattggtcctacaggtttgagacttttctttggtctaattgattccagatgccgacgaaatacaaaaagaggatgggcagacaacgttggaaggaggaggagcttgaaagagcaacgcaggccatcgagaacggattttctttgcatcgaaagtgtttaaaAATTCCCGAACAACAGTGAACTGCCatacatatgaaacacaaatttctgcattacacgagaattaatcaagcaaatgaaaccaaatttggcatgaagaggttttagggtgcaataaatgattctatgatggttagattctccacccccctctttaagaggggggtgggctgtcatacaaatgaaacacaaatttctgcataactcgagaactaatcaagcacaatttgggatgtgagggtttttgggtatgagaaatgtttctatgatggtataacacccctccaaatatgacaattgaaagttttcggaaaattctgaaggaaaaaggaaaaaattcggaaaattaaattcccatatgttctacaattacatagtgacaagtgctgttagtccatttgatgtttgcgctagcgaaattaatctttgttcgaaaatagaaatggattttaatgtgattaaacgcactcctatatcttcttctatatataccaaaaaaggatcaccggatgtgttgataagagcagaactcgaggaagaaattgtccgattacGGCTGTctatattctattatattttctgtataaaacattcattccatgtaacggagaaacatgttatttgcgagtggttgaaaaatcttgaacgagaattgtgtctgaaaacaatctgatattataatgatgagttttgttagaaatactaggaattttatagtaaacggtaaattcaacgaggtcgattaaaagatcaatcaatgaacagttatgcgattggacccatgaatttactcatagcaagaaaacgtgaatgtttgaaggtattgataacgaaaaacaaattttgggcggcacgaagtttgccgggtcagctagtaaaaatataaaacacatgcattcatataaatttttttcttctgaaTATTGTTACTACACTACTGTTTCCTTTGAAGAAATGTTTCCACTATACCGGCTAACCAACTCAAATAAATTATCCCTAGTTTTTATCAAATCTGGCTgataattctcattttttaactAATACATTACACCCTCTGCTGCACCATACATATTCCTATCCAAACTTCTCCTGATATCCCTTCATTTTGAAGGTTGAAGCTgttgaaataattaaataaattctCTGCCTCCGGCCTGAACTTTCCGGACATTCCAATGTGAGGACACGGGGTCTTTACATTATTTCTGTTCTACACTTTTGTTGAACCAATTTCCAACCTAACTTGATATCATTCAACTTCCGGCATTATCCACCATAACTGCTCATAGTTAAACCTATTAATTCAGTCCATACCGACGAGAAGTTTTTCTCAACGaacaaaaaaagtaaatgtAGGCCAGAATAGGTGTACAAGCAGTAAATAACTGTTATTTTCCCTTTATTATCACATTCATTGATCCTTCCGCATTTCCACATTACCTGAGGCCAAAGCTCATCATTTAATCCATTCAGTCCGCCAAGCGTGCATTTATGAATGTCTCTGCCAAACAATCTTTCCACTCGGAACCATTCCGTTACTatcatgttatgattttttacctCGCTTATACCTTGTGAGGAACAACAATAAAAGTGGAGGAAACGAACCAAAACATTGTTTGTATCCACGTTGTGAAGCTACTACCGTTTGTACTCAACCGTTGTATCTGACTAGACTTACAAGGATACACCAAAATAGGTTGCGGTTTGGTATTGTTCGTGTAATTGGCCGCTATGTAATTAAAGAATAGCGTACGCTCGGGTAGCCCACACCACTGAACTTATGTTTTCGCTATGCGAATTTTTCGGTTCTGAACGGTAATCTGATTGACGGCGTGTCGAAGCGTAttatctaaagaataaaatcaTCTTCGAGTATTGACCAAAATCCAGGTAAAGCGAACCCCCACAAGAAGATTAAAATATCTACAATATAGCGAAGTATTTTCTACAAAGATAACTTCTGCttaatatttttgaataaaagaaactCTTAGGACACAACGTCATCGAGCATTGGATTTGTCCCCAAAATACATAATTTCCTTGTTATGTTGTCCCAGTCCGTTATTATGTTGGATTACTAGCGGCAGGGGGAAATCGTCGATTTGTGCTCTATTCGTCGTCAGTATGAGAAAGGAATTCCGTGTGACAACATTCTGTCACCGCGGTTTTCTTCACTTCCTATTCCCAAAAGTATGTTTGAAAAGTCACGTGACAATCAAATCAGTAGGCAATGGtgatttgattttgatttttgaaaagttcCAAATGATGCGTTGAAAGGACTGTTTTCGAGTGCAACCCAGCTGCTGTGAGATGCAAAATGATCGAAGCTGCATCTCTGAGCGATACCTATGGCACGAAGAAGTGAACAAGTACTTAGCAGGTTTAGCGCAAAGTTATGGCAATAAAATCGAAATTTTCTCCCGTGCCATTTCGTACGAAGGTCGTGAAATACAAACGGTTAGAATCAGTCCCGATATACAACGCAAGCGGGAAAAACGTCTCTGCGTCCTGATAGATGCCGGAATTCATGCCCGAGAGTGGATTACGGTATCCGTGGCGCTATACGTGATACAACAATTGGTCGAACGGGATGCCATAAACTCGAGATTACTGCGAAACTTTGACTGGATCATATTGCCACTCCTGAATCCCGATGGATACGAATATAGTCGAGAACATGTAACACGCTGAATATCATATTATTCAACTATCGCTAATAGTGATGCTTTTCTGAAATTTCAGAACAAAATGTGGCGGAAAACTCGTCGACCGCTCGGAGCGAATCGATGCGTCGGAGTGGACTGCAATCGAAATTTCAACGTTTCGTGGGGGATCGGAACTAGTAGATTCTGCTCGTTACTGTATCGAGGCGAACGACCATTCTCCGAGCAAGAAACACAAAACCTAAGGAATATTTTCCAGCGACTTCGACCCAACTGTAGATTCTACCTCTCACTGCATTCGTATGCCAAAGCTATCCTGTATCCTCGAGCTTATTCAAGGTAACTGAACATTATGGTATATTAGTTTGAGAATAAAGAATTCCATTATGTTTGCTTGAATTTCAAaactttgtttaatatgcttctGATCGCTTGGtgtcaggtccggactatatggttgATGCATTCAAATTTCCCAACCAAGTTCTCGAAGATTCTGGCAAGTCACTACAAACGTGTGTGATCTTGCGTTGTCCAGAtgaaacacaacacctcttctgttcgCTAATTCTGGCCGTTTCTGGTAAATCACTAGCTTAGTCCTGGTTTGGCCACCGTGTGAGTTGCTTCACCTCGCTTTGACCACGATCGTCTTCGCACAATATTGTCGTATGTGAGCTAATTGTCTTCCCCAGCTATTATCCTTTTAAGAAATGGGCcgatttcattccgtttggcCAAGGCTTCGCAGATGGAAATTCGAGCCATCGTGTTTTTGGTGTAACaccgagcttctttgtgaatctagCTTTGCGCAAATGgttcaaaacttttttatggTCAATCTTAAGCTACGGTCAATCTTAAGCTACTGGGTCGTCCCATACATgcaaatcaaatatcgaatttcgtggtatgggtaagttcgtaattcttcggatcgtttgacatttactcgcaaccgagtaactaACAACGTCTAAGCCCGGCTAGACTAAAGGG
The Toxorhynchites rutilus septentrionalis strain SRP chromosome 2, ASM2978413v1, whole genome shotgun sequence genome window above contains:
- the LOC129768289 gene encoding carboxypeptidase B-like gives rise to the protein MQNDRSCISERYLWHEEVNKYLAGLAQSYGNKIEIFSRAISYEGREIQTVRISPDIQRKREKRLCVLIDAGIHAREWITVSVALYVIQQLVERDAINSRLLRNFDWIILPLLNPDGYEYSREHNKMWRKTRRPLGANRCVGVDCNRNFNVSWGIGTSRFCSLLYRGERPFSEQETQNLRNIFQRLRPNCRFYLSLHSYAKAILYPRAYSRTLPHNWKHQHDVAQAGADAIFRMCGLKYRCGSASSFLKISVGGSSIDYAHDIEKVPFALVMEIASKGFHPAEQNIARICEESWTGIKAMVMQLAVSPIVSFTRSKTAC